A DNA window from Providencia huaxiensis contains the following coding sequences:
- the dam gene encoding adenine-specific DNA-methyltransferase, whose translation MKKKRAFLKWAGGKYPLVEEIKKHLPQGDCLIEPFVGAGSVFLNTSYDSYILADINSDLINLYNTVKDNTDAFIEEAQQIFTPEYNTSEQYYLMREAFNQSTDTEKRSVLFLYLNRHCYNGLCRYNSRGEFNVPFGRYKKPYFPKEELLWFAEKSQNATFITQHYGETLLNAKEGAVVYCDPPYAPLSDTANFTAYHTNSFNSLEQQNLAILAQKLSTESKIPVLISNHDTPMTREWYYQAQLHIVKVRRTISRNILNRTKVNELLALYPGIPNSLSPRQTDKKKMQRPVPSAEWLSDND comes from the coding sequence ATGAAAAAAAAACGCGCTTTTTTAAAATGGGCTGGGGGTAAATACCCCCTTGTGGAAGAAATCAAAAAACACCTTCCACAAGGTGATTGCTTAATTGAACCATTTGTTGGTGCGGGGTCAGTGTTTTTAAACACCAGTTACGATTCCTACATACTGGCAGATATTAACAGTGACCTCATCAACCTCTATAATACAGTTAAAGATAATACTGATGCTTTCATTGAAGAAGCCCAGCAAATCTTCACACCTGAATATAATACTTCCGAACAATATTATTTAATGCGTGAAGCCTTTAACCAATCGACCGATACTGAGAAACGCAGTGTCCTTTTTTTATACTTAAACCGCCACTGCTATAATGGGTTATGCCGCTATAATTCTCGTGGTGAATTTAACGTTCCCTTCGGCCGCTATAAAAAACCCTATTTCCCGAAAGAAGAATTACTGTGGTTTGCTGAAAAATCACAAAATGCGACATTTATAACTCAGCATTATGGTGAAACATTGCTCAATGCAAAAGAGGGGGCTGTTGTCTACTGTGACCCTCCTTACGCACCTTTATCAGATACAGCTAATTTTACGGCGTACCACACGAATTCCTTTAATTCGCTTGAGCAACAAAACTTAGCTATTTTGGCACAAAAATTATCAACAGAAAGCAAAATCCCTGTCTTGATCTCAAATCATGATACCCCGATGACAAGAGAGTGGTATTATCAAGCTCAGTTACATATTGTAAAAGTACGTCGCACCATTAGTAGAAATATATTAAACCGGACAAAAGTTAATGAGTTACTGGCATTATATCCGGGTATACCTAATAGCCTTTCTCCTAGACAAACGGATAAGAAAAAAATGCAGCGCCCTGTACCTAGTGCTGAATGGCTCTCAGATAACGATTAA
- the mrcA gene encoding peptidoglycan glycosyltransferase/peptidoglycan DD-transpeptidase MrcA: MKFVKYFFILVFCCIFLGTASIYGMYKYVEGELPDVATMKDIRLQIPMQVYSADNELIAQYGEKRRIPLPLAEIPPLMIKAFIATEDSRFYDHHGIDPIGIFRAVTVMASSGHASQGASTITQQLARNFYLSPEKTLMRKAKEAFLAIRIEQLFTKDEIMELYLNKIYLGNRAYGVGAAAYVYFGKTVDELTLSEIAMIAGLPKAPSTFNPLYSYDRAVSRRNVVLSRMFEEKYITQDQYEQAKNEKIVASYHAPKIDFSAPYLAEMARQTLFDKYGEDAYTDGYKVYTTVIRKDQEAATTAVRNNLIDYDTRHGYRGPAEVLWKQNETAWTAEQIVEKLKKMPTYGPLMPAVVTSATASEAQVMLADGSQIPITMTGVRWARKFISDTQQGAAPRAVNAVMQVGEQIWVRKVKDNWWLGQVPDVNAAFVALNPNDGAIIALVGGFDFNMSEFNRVTQSLRQVGSNIKPFLYTAAMDKGLTLSSLLNDVPISRWDAGAGSDWRPKNSPPRYDGPIRLRQGLGQSKNVVMVRAMRAMGVDYAADYLTRFGFPAENINRTEALALGAPSFTPMQMVRGYAVMANGGYLIDPYYISKIENHNDEVIFEANPKIACPNCTDIPVIYGDTERTIASKGIDDDSTEEVTQSDNTVIQEPTMELTTAADLNGSSADQYAPHVINTPLAFLIRDAMMTNIYGEPGWSGTGWRAARDLGGRRDIGGKTGTTNSSKDAWFSGYGPDVVASAWIGFDDNRRTLGRGEAGAKSAQPMWDDFMKSILAGVPVKTMKPPKGVISVSIDSRTGQLGSSRREYFIEGTEPKEHAVQEVGTTISTEGGVSQELF, from the coding sequence GTGAAGTTCGTAAAATATTTTTTTATTCTTGTTTTCTGTTGCATTTTTTTGGGAACCGCCTCGATTTATGGCATGTATAAATATGTTGAAGGTGAGTTACCTGATGTAGCAACAATGAAGGACATTCGTCTGCAAATTCCAATGCAGGTATACAGTGCGGATAACGAATTGATTGCCCAATATGGGGAAAAACGTCGTATTCCTTTGCCGCTGGCCGAAATCCCTCCTTTAATGATAAAAGCGTTTATCGCCACTGAAGATAGCCGTTTTTATGACCACCATGGGATTGATCCTATTGGTATTTTCCGTGCAGTTACCGTAATGGCATCATCTGGTCACGCCTCCCAGGGGGCGAGTACGATCACGCAGCAGCTCGCGAGAAACTTTTATTTAAGTCCTGAAAAAACCTTGATGCGTAAAGCTAAAGAGGCATTTTTGGCTATTCGCATTGAGCAGCTTTTTACTAAAGATGAAATTATGGAGCTGTACCTGAATAAAATTTATTTAGGTAACCGTGCTTATGGCGTCGGGGCGGCTGCATACGTTTATTTTGGTAAGACAGTGGATGAGTTGACCCTCAGTGAAATTGCGATGATTGCGGGTTTACCAAAAGCACCTTCTACATTTAACCCGCTGTACTCTTATGATCGTGCGGTAAGCCGTCGTAATGTGGTCCTTTCTCGTATGTTTGAGGAAAAGTACATTACTCAAGACCAGTATGAACAAGCAAAAAATGAAAAAATAGTGGCTTCGTACCATGCACCGAAAATCGATTTTTCTGCACCGTATTTAGCTGAGATGGCGCGTCAAACCCTGTTTGATAAATATGGCGAAGATGCCTATACCGATGGATATAAAGTCTACACTACGGTGATCCGCAAAGATCAGGAAGCTGCCACAACGGCAGTTCGTAATAATTTGATCGACTACGATACGCGTCATGGTTATCGCGGCCCTGCTGAAGTTTTATGGAAACAGAATGAAACGGCTTGGACAGCAGAGCAGATTGTCGAAAAATTGAAAAAAATGCCTACCTATGGTCCTTTAATGCCAGCTGTCGTCACATCTGCCACCGCTTCAGAAGCACAAGTGATGTTAGCTGATGGTTCGCAAATCCCTATTACGATGACCGGAGTGCGTTGGGCGCGTAAATTTATTTCAGATACTCAACAAGGTGCCGCGCCAAGAGCTGTAAACGCAGTCATGCAGGTGGGTGAGCAAATTTGGGTTAGAAAAGTTAAAGATAACTGGTGGTTAGGGCAAGTACCTGATGTGAATGCGGCATTTGTTGCCTTAAACCCAAATGACGGTGCAATTATTGCACTTGTTGGTGGGTTTGACTTCAATATGAGTGAATTCAACCGGGTCACCCAATCATTGCGACAAGTGGGTTCGAATATTAAACCTTTCTTGTATACAGCCGCGATGGATAAAGGCCTGACTTTGTCATCATTACTTAATGATGTGCCGATTAGCCGTTGGGATGCGGGCGCTGGTTCTGATTGGCGTCCTAAAAATTCACCACCTCGATATGATGGACCTATTCGGTTACGCCAAGGTTTAGGTCAATCAAAAAACGTCGTGATGGTTCGTGCGATGAGAGCCATGGGTGTGGATTATGCTGCTGATTATCTGACACGTTTTGGCTTCCCTGCGGAAAATATTAACCGTACGGAGGCATTAGCGTTAGGTGCGCCATCATTTACACCAATGCAAATGGTTCGTGGGTATGCCGTCATGGCCAATGGCGGGTATTTGATTGACCCATACTATATTTCGAAGATCGAAAATCATAATGATGAGGTTATTTTCGAAGCCAATCCTAAAATAGCATGCCCTAATTGCACGGATATTCCTGTGATTTATGGGGATACCGAGCGCACTATTGCGAGCAAAGGTATTGATGATGACTCTACCGAAGAAGTGACACAGTCCGACAATACTGTGATACAAGAGCCAACAATGGAGCTAACAACGGCAGCTGACCTAAATGGGAGCTCCGCTGACCAATATGCACCTCATGTGATTAATACCCCACTCGCATTCTTAATTAGGGATGCGATGATGACCAATATCTATGGTGAGCCCGGTTGGTCTGGTACCGGTTGGCGTGCAGCGAGAGACTTAGGTGGTCGGCGTGATATTGGTGGGAAAACAGGAACCACGAATAGCTCGAAAGATGCTTGGTTCTCTGGTTATGGCCCAGATGTTGTTGCTTCTGCATGGATAGGTTTTGATGATAATAGGCGTACATTAGGCCGCGGTGAAGCTGGCGCGAAAAGCGCACAACCAATGTGGGACGACTTTATGAAGTCAATTTTGGCCGGGGTGCCAGTCAAAACAATGAAGCCGCCTAAGGGGGTTATTTCTGTATCCATTGATAGCCGAACAGGTCAATTAGGTTCTTCCCGCCGTGAGTATTTTATTGAAGGAACTGAACCGAAAGAACATGCAGTTCAAGAGGTGGGTACGACAATTTCTACGGAAGGTGGGGTTAGCCAAGAGTTATTTTAA
- the nudE gene encoding ADP compounds hydrolase NudE — protein sequence MTELKKPKILNIQDVAQSKLFSIQSVDLEFSNGEKRVYERMRPAKREAVLIVPIMGDNLILIREYAVGIESYELGFPKGAIDPGEIAIEAAQRELKEEIGYGANHIVQLAKLTMSPSYFSSKMNILIAQDLYSEKLEGDEPEPLQQELWPISRMMELLEHPDFNEARNISALFYLERYLKSIK from the coding sequence ATGACAGAGTTAAAAAAACCTAAAATCTTGAATATTCAAGATGTTGCTCAATCAAAATTATTCAGCATTCAATCAGTTGACCTCGAATTTAGCAATGGTGAAAAACGAGTCTATGAAAGAATGCGGCCCGCAAAACGCGAAGCGGTTCTTATCGTTCCTATCATGGGTGATAACCTCATTCTCATTCGCGAATACGCTGTCGGGATTGAAAGCTATGAATTAGGCTTTCCCAAAGGTGCTATCGACCCCGGTGAAATCGCCATTGAAGCAGCCCAGCGTGAACTCAAAGAAGAAATTGGTTATGGCGCTAATCACATTGTTCAGCTCGCCAAACTGACAATGTCACCCTCATACTTTTCGAGTAAAATGAATATTCTTATCGCTCAAGACTTATACAGCGAAAAACTCGAAGGAGATGAGCCTGAGCCTCTACAGCAGGAACTATGGCCAATATCTCGAATGATGGAATTACTAGAACACCCAGATTTCAACGAAGCTCGGAATATTAGCGCACTTTTCTATCTAGAACGTTACTTAAAAAGTATTAAGTAA
- the aroK gene encoding shikimate kinase AroK, with product MAEKRNIFLVGPMGAGKSTIGRQLAQQLNMEFFDSDHEIEKRTGADVGWVFDLEGEEGFRDREEKIINELTEKQGIVLATGGGSVKSKETRNRLSARGVVVYLETTIEKQLSRTQRDKKRPLLQVDEPAREVLEKLADERNPMYEEIADITIHTDEQSAKVVASQIIELLEKN from the coding sequence ATGGCAGAGAAACGCAATATCTTTCTGGTTGGACCAATGGGTGCTGGCAAAAGTACTATTGGCCGTCAGTTGGCTCAACAGCTTAATATGGAGTTTTTCGACTCTGATCACGAGATAGAAAAACGCACTGGCGCGGATGTAGGCTGGGTATTCGACCTTGAAGGCGAAGAAGGCTTTCGCGATCGCGAAGAAAAAATCATCAATGAGCTTACAGAGAAACAAGGCATTGTATTAGCAACGGGCGGTGGCTCTGTTAAGTCCAAAGAGACCCGTAACCGCTTATCCGCTCGCGGTGTCGTTGTTTATCTTGAGACCACTATTGAGAAGCAACTATCTCGTACACAACGTGACAAAAAACGTCCACTGCTACAAGTTGACGAACCCGCACGTGAGGTACTTGAGAAACTGGCTGACGAACGTAATCCTATGTATGAAGAAATTGCTGATATTACTATTCATACTGATGAGCAAAGCGCAAAAGTTGTTGCCAGCCAAATCATTGAACTATTAGAAAAAAACTAA
- a CDS encoding PilN domain-containing protein: MELYQVNFLPWRQRQIKKKIRAFLLFCSVICCSVITACVFLFIFQHIEIEDLKNRKHNNQLQYEQIQQLTLQITDQQTQINRLMNQKRKIDNIMVNNQFLLGLLQNLSTITPPRSWLTNLQLMNNKIEIKANSYDFQDINSLGLQLKNHPGLSDIQLKKISRVNQLNRLHLTAKYQGGLDE, encoded by the coding sequence ATGGAACTATACCAAGTTAATTTTCTCCCTTGGCGCCAACGGCAAATAAAAAAGAAGATCCGAGCGTTTTTACTTTTTTGTTCTGTGATTTGCTGCTCGGTGATTACAGCATGTGTATTTTTATTTATTTTTCAACACATTGAGATAGAAGACCTAAAAAATAGAAAGCATAATAACCAACTGCAATACGAGCAGATACAACAATTAACATTGCAAATCACAGATCAACAAACACAAATTAATCGTTTAATGAACCAAAAAAGAAAGATAGATAACATTATGGTAAATAACCAATTTTTACTTGGTCTTTTACAAAATCTTTCAACTATAACTCCCCCCAGAAGCTGGCTAACAAATCTACAGTTAATGAATAACAAAATAGAAATCAAAGCTAACAGCTATGACTTTCAAGATATCAACTCGCTCGGCCTACAACTTAAAAATCATCCTGGTTTGAGTGACATTCAATTGAAAAAAATCAGCCGAGTGAATCAGTTAAACCGTTTACATCTAACAGCCAAATATCAAGGGGGTCTCGATGAGTGA
- a CDS encoding SPOR domain-containing protein, with protein MDEFKPDNQPQGQNDLRPDTSDRPTGRSRQSSAAKPKIALSRQHIMIGVGVLVLLLLIIAISSALKAPTEHEKQQTTGANNSQNIDLSGSSSLTNSQGQTLSGQPQEITGSQITPTPTQGEPQTQPNGLGERIEIPGDVVDALNQGQVSVPGTNQPQNTAPLTPPPVKPVEQQPAVKPVAPEKTPVKPVEQKHPVQTKQPAKSTSTASSQGSNIMSAPAGSYTLQLSSASRSDTLEAFAKENKLANYKVYKTIRNGQTWYVLIHGNYSSVTDAKNAIGTLPAAVQAKKPWVRNMKQVKQDQK; from the coding sequence ATGGACGAATTTAAACCAGATAACCAGCCTCAAGGTCAAAATGACCTTAGGCCAGATACATCAGATAGACCGACAGGGCGTTCACGCCAATCATCTGCTGCAAAACCTAAAATTGCACTCTCACGCCAACATATCATGATCGGCGTGGGTGTCTTAGTTTTATTGCTGCTCATTATTGCTATCAGCTCAGCGTTAAAAGCCCCTACAGAGCATGAAAAGCAACAAACAACGGGTGCAAATAATTCACAAAATATCGACTTATCGGGCTCCTCATCGTTGACAAACTCACAAGGTCAAACGCTATCAGGACAACCACAAGAAATTACAGGTTCACAAATTACGCCAACGCCAACCCAAGGAGAGCCTCAAACTCAACCAAATGGTCTGGGAGAGCGAATCGAAATACCTGGCGATGTGGTTGATGCCTTAAATCAAGGCCAAGTTTCGGTACCAGGCACTAACCAGCCACAAAATACGGCACCGTTAACGCCACCACCGGTTAAACCTGTCGAACAACAACCTGCCGTCAAACCAGTGGCGCCAGAAAAAACACCTGTAAAACCCGTTGAGCAAAAACATCCTGTGCAGACTAAACAGCCAGCGAAATCCACATCAACGGCGAGTAGCCAAGGTAGTAATATCATGTCTGCGCCAGCAGGTAGCTACACATTACAGCTTAGCAGCGCAAGCCGTTCTGATACACTGGAAGCTTTTGCAAAAGAAAACAAGCTGGCCAATTACAAAGTTTATAAAACGATACGTAATGGGCAAACCTGGTATGTTCTTATTCACGGGAATTATAGTTCAGTGACCGATGCCAAAAATGCAATAGGAACCTTACCTGCTGCAGTGCAAGCGAAAAAACCGTGGGTTAGAAATATGAAACAAGTCAAACAGGATCAAAAATAA
- a CDS encoding secretin N-terminal domain-containing protein: protein MNSSLINIPKVIVVGLFFLFSFLVSAEEIRDPFAPLTPPFTTENHLNSETVVAPITPNKTSLTEKIFKLVSINVEEVRHLLEHSGTSLLSKNASIHHDITTNSLIIKDSPERLALIDEWIKHKDKPNKQVQITAHIISSSRTALQELGLEWGMMTGGNLTTNHLNRYNRYSSTSGQFSFNVLSLSDGLLEMKLKALEKENLLSIIASPRLVASHQQAASIQQGTEIPYVTSSEKKTHVQFKDAVLGMDVTPSIARDEKIELILKISHNSPDTALTSSQHHHLAINKQEIATTVTIKNNETLILGGIFQQKQEKTEMGLPFLSHIPFLGALFTNTAEHTDKRVLIVFITPKLINI, encoded by the coding sequence ATGAATAGTTCACTAATTAACATTCCCAAAGTGATTGTTGTGGGGCTCTTCTTTCTATTTTCATTTTTAGTCTCTGCCGAAGAGATTCGAGATCCCTTTGCACCACTAACGCCACCTTTTACAACAGAAAATCACCTCAACTCAGAGACAGTAGTCGCACCGATAACGCCAAATAAAACATCACTAACCGAAAAAATATTTAAATTAGTCTCAATCAATGTCGAAGAAGTTCGTCATCTATTAGAGCATTCAGGTACTTCGTTATTATCAAAAAATGCATCTATCCATCACGATATCACGACAAACAGTCTCATTATTAAAGATAGTCCAGAGCGGTTAGCACTGATTGATGAGTGGATAAAACATAAAGATAAGCCGAATAAACAAGTGCAAATCACCGCACATATCATTAGTAGCAGCCGAACTGCATTACAAGAATTGGGTTTAGAGTGGGGAATGATGACAGGGGGAAATCTGACCACTAATCATTTAAATCGCTACAACCGTTACTCTTCAACATCAGGGCAATTTTCCTTCAACGTTCTTAGCCTTAGTGATGGTTTACTTGAAATGAAACTAAAAGCATTAGAAAAAGAAAATCTGCTTTCTATTATTGCAAGTCCTCGCTTAGTTGCTTCACATCAACAAGCCGCAAGTATTCAGCAAGGTACAGAGATCCCCTACGTCACCAGTAGTGAAAAGAAAACTCACGTACAATTTAAAGACGCTGTACTGGGGATGGATGTCACACCTTCCATTGCACGTGATGAAAAAATTGAGTTAATCCTTAAAATTAGCCATAACTCGCCTGATACGGCACTCACGAGCAGTCAACATCATCACTTGGCCATCAATAAGCAAGAAATCGCCACAACCGTCACCATCAAAAATAACGAAACCCTTATTCTTGGGGGGATTTTTCAGCAAAAACAAGAAAAAACAGAGATGGGGTTACCTTTTTTATCCCATATCCCTTTCTTAGGGGCATTATTTACAAATACGGCAGAGCATACAGATAAGCGTGTCCTTATTGTTTTTATAACACCAAAACTTATCAATATTTAA
- a CDS encoding pilus assembly protein PilM translates to MYTSKWNIGIDLYQDRIQLVAAKRRRQYWHLCECWQQQLPFELTDSSSHEQYKILLNILLQWRQKLPKKCSVSFALPAVRTIKQQISLPSEINLPQPELGWYLQSQAEKRFAMHAQELVIDYRVIKQQVYFNGARQSDITFWQNLLTESGFNLLAIDVAPIALRYVARNAGLPDECWVVHYRQGEWLWSGPISQPANYNHLQDTDIPTISHLLPFLDQENTSPASPIYLITDHQHTHRTAEAAHLWELRQAFQQSNIKLPQLLGDFVIAAGLALRHGDI, encoded by the coding sequence ATGTATACATCAAAATGGAACATTGGGATCGACCTATATCAAGATAGAATACAGCTAGTCGCTGCAAAGCGGCGCAGACAATATTGGCACTTATGTGAATGTTGGCAACAACAATTACCATTCGAGCTGACGGATAGTTCTAGCCATGAACAATATAAAATTTTACTGAATATTTTATTACAATGGCGTCAGAAATTACCTAAAAAGTGTTCTGTCTCCTTCGCATTACCCGCTGTTCGCACAATAAAACAACAAATTTCATTACCAAGTGAAATCAATTTGCCACAGCCAGAACTCGGTTGGTATTTACAATCTCAAGCTGAAAAACGTTTTGCTATGCACGCCCAAGAGCTAGTTATCGACTATCGTGTCATCAAGCAACAAGTTTATTTTAATGGGGCTCGCCAGTCAGATATTACTTTTTGGCAAAACCTACTTACAGAAAGCGGGTTCAACCTGCTGGCTATTGATGTCGCCCCCATAGCTTTACGCTATGTGGCAAGAAATGCGGGTTTACCCGATGAATGTTGGGTTGTTCATTATCGTCAAGGTGAATGGCTTTGGTCAGGGCCAATTAGCCAGCCAGCGAATTATAACCATTTGCAAGATACCGATATCCCAACAATTTCTCATTTACTGCCCTTTCTTGATCAAGAAAACACCTCTCCCGCCTCACCTATCTACCTCATTACAGACCATCAGCATACTCATCGTACTGCTGAGGCAGCTCATCTCTGGGAATTACGCCAAGCTTTTCAACAGAGTAATATTAAATTACCCCAATTGCTGGGAGATTTTGTGATTGCGGCTGGTCTTGCTTTACGTCATGGAGATATTTAA
- the aroB gene encoding 3-dehydroquinate synthase, with the protein MEKVTVTLGERSYPINIAPGLYQQTGAFWPLTAGQRAMVVTNETLAPIYLDKIKNALESSGVKVDTIILPDGEQYKSLFIMNDVFTALLEKHHNRDTTLIALGGGVIGDLTGFAAASYQRGVRFIQVPTTLLSQVDSSVGGKTAVNHPLGKNMIGAFYQPASVVVDLNCLKTLPPRELASGLAEVIKYGIILDSEFFSWLEENIDALLSLDDQAMAYCIRRCCELKAQVVAADEKETSGLRALLNLGHTFGHAIEAHMGYGVWLHGEAVAAGMVMAAKTAELLGQFTPEQTQRVVTLLKRASLPVKGPSQMKPDDYLPHMMRDKKVMGGKLHLILPTTIGYSEMRSDVDTQTVIAAISSCMP; encoded by the coding sequence ATGGAAAAAGTCACCGTCACTCTAGGCGAACGTAGTTATCCAATCAATATTGCACCCGGCTTATATCAACAAACGGGGGCGTTTTGGCCATTAACTGCGGGTCAACGAGCAATGGTTGTGACAAATGAAACTCTTGCACCTATTTATCTCGATAAGATAAAGAATGCCCTTGAATCTTCAGGCGTAAAAGTTGATACCATCATTTTACCCGATGGTGAACAATACAAATCATTATTCATTATGAATGATGTATTTACCGCATTACTTGAAAAACACCATAACCGTGACACCACCCTCATCGCTCTTGGTGGGGGCGTCATTGGCGACCTTACAGGCTTTGCTGCAGCAAGCTATCAGCGTGGCGTGCGTTTTATTCAAGTCCCTACAACCTTATTATCTCAAGTGGATTCTTCTGTCGGTGGTAAAACCGCCGTCAATCATCCATTAGGGAAAAATATGATCGGTGCATTTTATCAACCGGCTTCTGTTGTGGTTGATCTCAACTGCTTGAAAACACTTCCACCAAGAGAACTCGCCTCCGGCTTAGCCGAAGTCATTAAATACGGCATTATCCTCGATAGTGAGTTTTTTAGCTGGCTAGAAGAGAATATTGATGCTCTCCTCTCTCTTGATGACCAAGCGATGGCCTACTGTATTCGCCGTTGTTGTGAACTAAAAGCACAAGTCGTCGCTGCGGATGAAAAAGAAACTAGTGGGTTACGTGCACTATTAAACTTAGGTCATACTTTTGGCCACGCTATCGAGGCGCATATGGGTTATGGCGTCTGGTTACATGGTGAAGCTGTAGCCGCTGGTATGGTCATGGCAGCAAAAACAGCTGAATTGCTTGGTCAATTTACTCCTGAACAAACTCAGCGGGTAGTCACACTTTTAAAGCGTGCATCACTTCCCGTCAAAGGCCCTTCACAAATGAAGCCCGATGATTATCTTCCACATATGATGCGGGATAAAAAAGTGATGGGTGGAAAACTGCATTTAATTTTACCTACCACAATCGGCTATTCGGAAATGCGTTCAGATGTTGATACGCAAACTGTCATTGCGGCAATATCATCCTGTATGCCATAA